The stretch of DNA TAAAACAGTAAGTCCATACGGTACAAATTTATGTTCCCTTTTATTTAAAATTTTGAATTTTGACTTTATTAATAACTTTTCAAAAAAAAATACCAAAAATTTAGCATCCGTACATCCTATCCAAAAAGATATATTATTCATTTTACAGTTCATAAAAGCACACCTAAATAAGGTTAAATATGCGTTTTGAAGTTATACTATAGCTCATACCGCGTTCTTTAAGTGCAAGTGAATCATAAAGCACACTTGAATCTCTTGTAGCCATAAAGTGATATCCTGCTAAATCCTTAATCTTAACTTCACTTATTTCAAATTCACGCCCCACAGGCTTATAAGTAGAAGACTCACGCCTCACACTTGTTGCAAGTCCATATGCTTTAAGTATCCTACAAGGGTCTAATATATAGCAATTACTTCTAATAAGCTCCATACATACAAATTTGCCATAGTTTATATTAATATCACTAACAGTAAACTCAATTCCTTTAAACACGCTTATAAAGTAGTGAAGACATAAAAAATAACACCCCCACTTTCCTATACAAGATATTAACTGCTTGTTATCCTGTCTTATTGACTCTATCATCATTTTTTAAACCTCATTTTTAAATAACTTATATAAAATTTATAGCAAATTAATTGTGTTTCAGCCCTTTAAGAATTAAGTCAATCTCTACCTACTCATCGCCTTTATATAAAGC from Borrelia turcica IST7 encodes:
- a CDS encoding S-adenosylmethionine decarboxylase family protein; translation: MNCKMNNISFWIGCTDAKFLVFFFEKLLIKSKFKILNKREHKFVPYGLTVLFLLAESHLAIHTFPEKNKTYIELTSCVDEQFFRFLKLLDIKELI
- a CDS encoding DUF261 family protein, yielding MMIESIRQDNKQLISCIGKWGCYFLCLHYFISVFKGIEFTVSDININYGKFVCMELIRSNCYILDPCRILKAYGLATSVRRESSTYKPVGREFEISEVKIKDLAGYHFMATRDSSVLYDSLALKERGMSYSITSKRIFNLI